A genomic window from Mustela erminea isolate mMusErm1 chromosome 16, mMusErm1.Pri, whole genome shotgun sequence includes:
- the CA2 gene encoding carbonic anhydrase 2 isoform X2: protein MSKRFLAGSSTTVTLSTWNSMTPRTKQLHLVHWNTKYGDFGKAVQQPDGLAVLGIFLQIGDARPGLQKVLDALDSIKTKGKSADFTNFDPRGLLPGSLDYWTYPGSLTTPPLLECVTWIVLKEPISVSSEQMMRFRKLNFNKEGEPEELMVDNWRPAQPLHSRQINASFK from the exons ATGAGCAAGCGGTTTCTCGCAGGATCATCAACAACGGTCACTCTTTCAACGTGGAATTCGATGACTCCCAGGACAAAGCAG CTTCACTTGGTTCACTGGAACACCAAATATGGGGATTTTGGAAAAGCTGTGCAGCAACCTGATGGACTGGctgttttgggtatttttttgcAG ATTGGTGATGCCAGACCAGGCCTACAAAAAGTCCTCGATGCCCTGGATTCCATAAAGACAAAG GGTAAGAGTGCGGACTTCACCAACTTTGACCCTCGTGGCCTCCTTCCTGGAAGTCTGGACTACTGGACCTACCCAGGCTCACTGACCACTCCTCCCCTTCTGGAATGCGTGACCTGGATCGTGCTCAAGGAGCCCATCAGCGTTAGCAGCGAGCAG ATGATGAGATTTCGTAAGCTTAATTTCAATAAGGAGGGCGAGCCTGAAGAACTGATGGTGGACAATTGGCGCCCAGCTCAGCCACTGCACAGCAGACAGATTAATGCGTCCTTCAAATAA
- the CA2 gene encoding carbonic anhydrase 2 isoform X1, with the protein MAHHWGYGKHNGPEHWHKEFPIAKGQRQSPVDIDTKAAIHDPALKALSPSYEQAVSRRIINNGHSFNVEFDDSQDKAVLKGGPLTGTYRLIQFHFHWGSSDGQGSEHTVDKKKYAAELHLVHWNTKYGDFGKAVQQPDGLAVLGIFLQIGDARPGLQKVLDALDSIKTKGKSADFTNFDPRGLLPGSLDYWTYPGSLTTPPLLECVTWIVLKEPISVSSEQMMRFRKLNFNKEGEPEELMVDNWRPAQPLHSRQINASFK; encoded by the exons ATGGCCCATCACTGGGGATACGGCAAGCACAACG GACCCGAGCACTGGCATAAGGAGTTCCCCATTGCCAAGGGACAGCGCCAGTCCCCTGTTGACATCGACACCAAAGCAGCCATTCATGACCCTGCCCTGAAGGCTTTGTCTCCTTCCTATGAGCAAGCGGTTTCTCGCAGGATCATCAACAACGGTCACTCTTTCAACGTGGAATTCGATGACTCCCAGGACAAAGCAG tgctGAAAGGAGGACCCCTCACTGGCACTTACAGATTGATTCAGTTTCACTTTCACTGGGGTTCATCTGATGGGCAAGGTTCTGAGCACACTgtggataaaaagaaatatgctgCAGAG CTTCACTTGGTTCACTGGAACACCAAATATGGGGATTTTGGAAAAGCTGTGCAGCAACCTGATGGACTGGctgttttgggtatttttttgcAG ATTGGTGATGCCAGACCAGGCCTACAAAAAGTCCTCGATGCCCTGGATTCCATAAAGACAAAG GGTAAGAGTGCGGACTTCACCAACTTTGACCCTCGTGGCCTCCTTCCTGGAAGTCTGGACTACTGGACCTACCCAGGCTCACTGACCACTCCTCCCCTTCTGGAATGCGTGACCTGGATCGTGCTCAAGGAGCCCATCAGCGTTAGCAGCGAGCAG ATGATGAGATTTCGTAAGCTTAATTTCAATAAGGAGGGCGAGCCTGAAGAACTGATGGTGGACAATTGGCGCCCAGCTCAGCCACTGCACAGCAGACAGATTAATGCGTCCTTCAAATAA